One stretch of Amycolatopsis sp. NBC_00345 DNA includes these proteins:
- a CDS encoding glycosyl hydrolase family 18 protein, giving the protein MAWLSAAAAAVVVAGLTTLGGPAAEGAANAPAASPAASGGTRIAYYDQWSIYQNAYYPKNVDALANNVDYLLYDFENVDPTNLTCFENTKASTPDPGGENDPNAGDGAGDAFADYQKSFGSDISVDGTADSYNMPIVGNFHQLQELKARHPNLKVVLSLGGWTYSKYFSDAAATDASRKKFVSSCIDMFIKGNLPSQGGYGGPGTAAGIFDGFDIDWEYPGAAGGHLGNHVSPNDTANYTALLAEFRSELDALGGKHYSLSAALPGGQDKIAKLQTDKIGNYLDFGDAMTYDMHGAWDATGPTNFQDPLYSSPNDPSGTIPPGTEKYTIDSVVKAYTNGDPPYGIPGGFPANKLTLGIPFYYRGWTGVPAGSNHGLYQTASGPSAGHPLSGNVPGVAMYKELSGVVDNPADTFYDPTTQAAWFYDGTNFYGGSSPQSIKARTDYIHCNGLAGAMMFSLYDLDPGSTLFNAVVNGLASSTPDCSTPPTSPTTPTTPTTPTTPTTPTTPGGGSCSATAWNATQAYNGGAVVSYGGHSWTAKWWTQGDTPGGSQNVWTDNGACSGSGTPTTGPPGTCAATAWNTTQAYSGGAVVSYGGHKWTAKWWTQGDTPGGSQNVWADNGAC; this is encoded by the coding sequence ATGGCTTGGCTATCCGCGGCCGCCGCCGCGGTGGTCGTGGCCGGGCTGACGACACTCGGCGGACCGGCCGCGGAGGGCGCGGCGAACGCCCCGGCGGCGAGCCCCGCGGCGTCCGGCGGCACGCGTATCGCCTATTACGACCAATGGAGCATCTACCAGAACGCCTATTACCCGAAGAACGTCGACGCGCTCGCGAACAACGTCGACTACCTGCTCTACGACTTCGAGAACGTCGATCCGACGAACCTGACCTGTTTCGAGAACACCAAGGCCAGCACCCCGGACCCCGGCGGCGAGAACGACCCGAACGCCGGTGACGGCGCGGGCGACGCCTTCGCCGACTACCAGAAGTCCTTCGGCTCCGACATCAGCGTGGACGGCACGGCCGACTCGTACAACATGCCCATCGTCGGCAACTTCCACCAGCTGCAGGAGCTGAAGGCCCGCCACCCGAACCTGAAGGTGGTGCTCTCGCTCGGCGGCTGGACCTACTCGAAGTACTTCTCCGACGCCGCGGCGACCGACGCCTCGCGCAAAAAGTTCGTCAGCTCCTGCATCGACATGTTCATCAAGGGCAACCTGCCCTCGCAGGGCGGCTACGGCGGCCCCGGCACGGCGGCCGGCATCTTCGACGGCTTCGACATCGACTGGGAGTACCCCGGCGCGGCCGGGGGCCACCTCGGCAACCACGTCAGCCCGAACGACACCGCGAACTACACCGCGCTGCTCGCCGAATTCCGCTCGGAGCTCGACGCCCTCGGCGGCAAGCACTACTCGCTCTCGGCCGCGCTGCCGGGCGGGCAGGACAAGATCGCGAAGCTGCAGACCGACAAGATCGGCAACTACCTCGACTTCGGCGACGCGATGACCTACGACATGCACGGCGCCTGGGACGCGACCGGCCCGACGAACTTCCAGGACCCGCTCTACAGCTCGCCGAACGACCCGTCCGGCACCATTCCGCCGGGCACCGAGAAGTACACGATCGACTCGGTGGTGAAGGCTTACACGAACGGTGATCCGCCGTACGGCATCCCCGGCGGGTTCCCGGCGAACAAGCTCACGCTCGGCATCCCGTTCTACTACCGCGGCTGGACGGGCGTGCCCGCCGGCTCGAACCACGGGCTGTACCAGACGGCGTCCGGGCCATCGGCCGGTCATCCGTTGAGCGGCAACGTGCCCGGCGTCGCGATGTACAAGGAGCTGTCCGGGGTCGTCGACAACCCGGCCGACACCTTCTACGACCCGACCACCCAGGCGGCCTGGTTCTACGACGGCACGAACTTCTACGGCGGCTCGTCACCGCAGTCGATCAAGGCGCGCACGGACTACATCCACTGCAACGGCCTGGCCGGCGCGATGATGTTCTCCCTCTACGACCTGGACCCGGGCTCGACCCTGTTCAACGCGGTCGTCAACGGGCTCGCGAGCTCGACGCCGGACTGCTCCACTCCGCCGACCAGTCCCACGACACCGACGACACCGACCACGCCCACGACTCCGACCACGCCGACCACCCCGGGCGGCGGCTCGTGTTCGGCCACGGCGTGGAACGCCACCCAGGCCTACAACGGCGGCGCCGTCGTGTCCTACGGCGGCCACAGCTGGACGGCCAAGTGGTGGACGCAGGGCGACACCCCCGGCGGCAGCCAGAACGTCTGGACCGACAACGGCGCCTGCTCGGGCAGCGGCACCCCGACGACCGGGCCGCCCGGCACCTGCGCGGCCACGGCGTGGAACACCACGCAGGCCTACAGCGGCGGCGCGGTCGTGTCCTACGGCGGTCACAAGTGGACGGCCAAGTGGTGGACGCAAGGTGACACCCCGGGCGGCAGCCAGAACGTCTGGGCCGACAACGGCGCCTGCTGA
- a CDS encoding copper transporter: MISLRYHIVSITACFLALAVGVVLGSTALNGSLLSGLSDQKKDLGTQVSDLEAQRNALNARLSDADSFAGSMGPKVVAGQLDKRTVVLVTTEDARPADRDALKQLVSQSGASVTGELQLTGAFTDPDKADQLRDVVTRLQPAGSKFPTAGDSGTLAGALLGSVLLLDKTTAKPQATGDELAAALGGLTDGGFVKPSQGVQPAQLAIVLTGSQETGDGAGDRAATIARFATQLDRSGAGTVLAGDQGSADGSGALGVVRADTSATSILSTVDNVDSAAGRVATLMALREQLDGGAGRYGIAGNAQAPAPGVSSAGN, encoded by the coding sequence GTGATTTCCCTGCGCTACCACATCGTTTCCATCACGGCGTGCTTCCTCGCGCTGGCCGTCGGCGTGGTGCTCGGGTCCACCGCGCTCAACGGCTCGCTGCTGTCGGGGCTGTCGGACCAGAAGAAGGACCTCGGCACGCAGGTCTCCGACCTCGAGGCCCAGCGCAACGCGCTCAACGCGCGGCTGTCCGACGCCGACTCGTTCGCCGGCTCCATGGGGCCCAAGGTCGTCGCCGGGCAGCTGGACAAGCGCACGGTGGTGCTCGTGACCACCGAGGACGCGCGCCCGGCCGACCGCGACGCGCTCAAGCAGCTGGTCTCCCAGTCCGGCGCTTCGGTGACCGGCGAGCTGCAGCTCACCGGCGCGTTCACCGACCCGGACAAGGCCGACCAGCTGCGCGACGTCGTCACGCGGCTGCAGCCGGCCGGGTCGAAGTTCCCGACCGCGGGCGACTCCGGCACGCTGGCCGGCGCGCTGCTCGGCTCGGTGCTGCTGCTCGACAAGACCACCGCGAAGCCGCAGGCTACTGGGGACGAGCTGGCCGCCGCGCTGGGCGGGCTCACCGACGGCGGTTTCGTGAAGCCGAGCCAGGGCGTGCAGCCCGCGCAGCTGGCGATCGTGCTGACCGGCTCGCAGGAGACCGGTGACGGCGCGGGTGACCGGGCTGCGACGATCGCCCGGTTCGCGACGCAGCTCGACCGTTCCGGCGCGGGCACCGTGCTGGCCGGCGACCAGGGCTCGGCCGACGGCTCCGGCGCGCTGGGCGTGGTCCGCGCCGACACCTCCGCCACCTCGATCCTGTCCACTGTGGACAACGTGGACTCGGCCGCCGGCCGGGTCGCGACGCTGATGGCCCTGCGCGAGCAGCTCGACGGCGGGGCCGGCCGCTACGGCATCGCCGGCAACGCCCAGGCGCCCGCCCCCGGCGTCAGCTCCGCCGGGAACTAA
- the steA gene encoding putative cytokinetic ring protein SteA: protein MKLTGLLARNQEALPGVTGVARVDRRTRELLRRVSAGDVVVLDQLDLDRATADALVEAEVAAVVNASPSISGRFPNLGPEILVAAGIPLVDSVGGELLRTVKDGTKLRVFEGAVYLGERQLASGDQQTPESVADQMIEAKAGMSTQLEAFSANTIEFLRRERTLILDGVGVPELRMPLRDRHVLVVAGGNGHAEDLKRLKKYIGEHRPVLVGVDAGADTLRAQGYTPDVIVGDPHGIGAGTLRSGAEVVVPAQPDGHAPGVERIQDLGIGAVTFPASGNSEDLALLLADAHGASLVVTVGFQATLREFLDHGRSGSNPSTFLTRLKLGTKLVDGKAVATLHRSRVSLGAVALLVLAAVVVVIAALLVSDVGSVYLDWIQHTWTTFTTWVKGLFR from the coding sequence ATGAAGCTCACCGGTCTGCTCGCGCGAAACCAGGAAGCCCTCCCCGGCGTCACCGGCGTCGCGCGCGTCGACCGCCGCACGCGGGAGCTGCTGCGCCGGGTCAGCGCCGGCGACGTGGTGGTGCTCGACCAGCTCGACCTCGACCGTGCGACGGCCGACGCGCTGGTGGAGGCCGAGGTCGCGGCAGTGGTCAACGCGTCGCCGTCGATCTCCGGCCGGTTCCCGAACCTGGGCCCGGAGATCCTGGTCGCCGCGGGCATCCCGCTGGTCGACTCGGTCGGCGGCGAGCTGCTGCGCACGGTCAAGGACGGCACCAAGCTGCGGGTGTTCGAGGGCGCGGTCTACCTCGGGGAGCGGCAGCTCGCCTCCGGCGACCAGCAGACCCCCGAGAGCGTCGCGGACCAGATGATCGAGGCCAAGGCCGGGATGTCGACGCAGCTGGAGGCGTTCTCGGCCAACACCATCGAGTTCCTGCGCCGCGAGCGCACGCTGATCCTCGACGGCGTCGGCGTGCCGGAGCTGCGGATGCCGCTGCGCGACCGGCACGTGCTGGTCGTCGCGGGCGGCAACGGCCACGCCGAGGACCTCAAGCGGCTCAAGAAGTACATCGGCGAGCACCGCCCGGTGCTGGTCGGCGTCGACGCGGGCGCCGACACCCTGCGCGCGCAGGGTTACACGCCGGACGTGATCGTGGGCGACCCGCACGGCATCGGCGCCGGGACGCTGCGCAGCGGCGCCGAGGTCGTGGTGCCCGCGCAGCCGGACGGCCACGCGCCCGGCGTCGAGCGGATCCAGGACCTGGGCATCGGCGCGGTGACCTTCCCCGCGTCCGGCAATTCCGAGGACCTCGCGCTGCTGCTGGCCGACGCGCACGGCGCGAGCCTGGTGGTCACCGTCGGGTTCCAGGCCACGCTGCGGGAGTTCCTCGACCACGGCCGGTCCGGCTCCAACCCCTCGACCTTCCTCACCCGGCTGAAGCTGGGCACGAAACTCGTCGACGGCAAGGCCGTCGCGACGCTGCACCGCAGCCGGGTGTCACTGGGCGCCGTCGCGCTGCTCGTCCTCGCCGCCGTCGTCGTGGTGATCGCGGCGTTGCTCGTCTCCGACGTCGGCTCCGTCTACCTGGACTGGATCCAGCACACCTGGACCACGTTCACGACCTGGGTGAAGGGGCTCTTCCGGTGA
- a CDS encoding DUF1266 domain-containing protein, with protein MIWATVADVEADLAEARRDADLDRFLGLLGDEELFVPIHRADAEKLADERSWSFAKACCEHDGEPSLQVFTRGALPDLGAEVVFLSGDLDWALHGLAGDDQVVFNRGTLGEWRVTGAAVLHWLDANPDRVTAVEQQVERLNTARYGHFDGPVAQALACGAQQAALTAEPWNVLDPRYHDYVAEVRGLRDWWGVTDAADWRRAVARLLGDQYVLTPGNLVLILRAQHDEDLDPVSWSELVLHWCAENDAGHQAEALTRAVGRIVRYEQRLRADEVLPPDGAVGTTIGWDVGRAVGLARWGLAVGHCDALTAELMVLEAGAVARRYHQSWAELSASYLMGRVLALDDEEFGEAYLSAVRVHHLLLQDPASPWVNLAFEQAEPTIQP; from the coding sequence ATGATCTGGGCCACGGTGGCCGATGTAGAGGCCGATCTCGCCGAGGCGCGCCGCGATGCCGACCTGGACCGGTTCCTCGGGCTGCTCGGCGACGAGGAGCTGTTTGTGCCGATCCACCGGGCGGACGCCGAGAAGCTCGCCGACGAGCGCTCGTGGTCGTTCGCGAAAGCGTGCTGCGAGCACGACGGCGAGCCGTCGCTGCAGGTGTTCACCCGCGGCGCGCTGCCCGACCTGGGCGCGGAGGTGGTGTTCCTCAGCGGTGACCTGGACTGGGCGCTGCACGGGCTGGCCGGCGACGACCAGGTGGTGTTCAACCGCGGCACGCTCGGCGAGTGGCGGGTGACCGGCGCGGCCGTGCTGCACTGGCTGGACGCCAACCCGGACCGCGTCACGGCCGTCGAGCAGCAGGTGGAACGGCTCAACACCGCGCGCTACGGCCATTTCGACGGCCCGGTCGCGCAGGCGCTGGCCTGCGGGGCGCAGCAGGCCGCGCTCACCGCCGAGCCGTGGAACGTGCTCGACCCGCGTTATCACGACTACGTCGCCGAGGTCCGCGGCCTGCGCGACTGGTGGGGTGTCACCGACGCGGCGGACTGGCGGCGGGCGGTGGCCAGGCTGCTCGGCGACCAGTACGTGCTGACGCCGGGCAACCTCGTGCTGATCCTGCGGGCGCAGCACGACGAGGACCTGGACCCGGTGAGCTGGTCCGAGCTGGTCCTGCACTGGTGCGCGGAGAACGACGCCGGGCACCAGGCCGAGGCGCTGACCCGGGCGGTCGGCCGGATCGTCCGCTACGAGCAGCGGCTGCGGGCCGACGAGGTGCTGCCGCCGGACGGCGCCGTCGGCACGACGATCGGCTGGGACGTCGGCCGCGCGGTCGGCCTGGCGCGCTGGGGCCTGGCGGTCGGGCACTGCGACGCGCTGACGGCCGAGCTGATGGTGCTCGAGGCCGGCGCCGTGGCCCGCCGCTACCACCAGTCATGGGCCGAGCTGTCCGCGAGCTACCTGATGGGCCGGGTGCTCGCCCTGGACGACGAGGAGTTCGGCGAGGCGTACCTGTCCGCGGTGCGGGTCCACCACCTGCTGCTACAGGATCCCGCGAGCCCGTGGGTGAACCTCGCGTTCGAGCAGGCGGAACCCACCATCCAACCCTGA
- the recN gene encoding DNA repair protein RecN, which produces MLAEMRIQGLGVIEEALLELHPGFTVVTGETGAGKTMVVTGLHLLSGGRAEASKVRTGMLKAFVEGRFTLGKAEAASRIVTDAGADIDEDGSVIALRTVSVDGRSRAHLGGRTVPVGVLADLSEQVIAVHGQNDQLRLLRPAEQRAVIDRFAGESVGEPLTAYREIRAEWLAVITELSERSSRSREMAQQADLLKYGLNEIDAVAPEPGEDVELTEQIKRLAAVDELRSSATEAHAAVSGSQDGDPDAPGALGLVGEAVRRLATAEDAVLRDLAPRLEEASMLLGDVGTELGSYIETLDADPALLEKVLARQADLKRLTRKYAADVDGVLAWADDARRRLASVDTSDEALAELAGRRDQLAVRLAGYASEVSAARGKAAAELASAITQELSGLAMGQAELEITVEQRPAEHGDRQALAIDGHAVHAGAEGVDEVELLLRAHDGAPPLPVHKAASGGELSRVMLAIEVVLANVDTVETLVFDEVDAGVGGRAAVEIGRRLARLARTHQVLVVTHLPQVAAFADQHLVVDKGTSGGVTRSGVKLLEPADRVQELARMLAGMDGTETGRAHAEELLAVAEKDKSAPAPKRKRAKKG; this is translated from the coding sequence GTGCTGGCCGAGATGCGCATCCAGGGCCTCGGAGTGATCGAGGAAGCCCTGCTGGAACTGCACCCGGGCTTCACCGTCGTGACCGGTGAGACGGGTGCCGGGAAGACCATGGTCGTGACCGGGTTGCACCTGCTCTCCGGCGGGCGGGCCGAGGCCTCCAAGGTCCGGACGGGAATGCTCAAGGCGTTCGTCGAAGGGCGGTTCACGCTCGGCAAGGCCGAGGCCGCGAGCCGGATCGTCACCGACGCGGGCGCCGACATCGACGAGGACGGCAGCGTGATCGCGCTGCGCACAGTCAGCGTCGACGGGCGTTCGAGAGCCCACCTCGGCGGCCGGACCGTGCCGGTCGGGGTGCTGGCGGACCTGTCCGAGCAGGTGATCGCCGTGCACGGGCAGAACGACCAGCTGCGGCTGCTGCGCCCGGCGGAGCAGCGCGCGGTGATCGACCGGTTCGCCGGCGAGTCCGTGGGCGAGCCGCTCACGGCGTACCGCGAGATCCGGGCCGAGTGGCTGGCCGTGATCACCGAGCTGAGCGAGCGGTCCAGCCGCTCGCGCGAGATGGCGCAGCAGGCCGACCTGCTCAAGTACGGGCTGAACGAGATCGACGCCGTCGCGCCCGAGCCCGGCGAGGACGTCGAGCTCACCGAGCAGATCAAGCGGCTGGCCGCGGTCGACGAACTGCGCTCGTCGGCGACCGAGGCGCACGCCGCCGTGTCCGGCTCCCAGGACGGTGACCCGGACGCGCCGGGCGCGCTCGGGCTGGTCGGCGAGGCGGTCCGGCGGCTCGCCACCGCCGAGGACGCCGTGCTGCGAGACCTCGCGCCGCGCCTGGAGGAGGCGTCGATGCTGCTCGGCGACGTCGGCACCGAGCTGGGCAGTTACATCGAGACGCTGGACGCCGACCCGGCGCTGCTGGAGAAGGTGCTGGCGCGCCAGGCCGACCTCAAGCGGCTTACCCGCAAGTACGCGGCCGACGTCGACGGGGTGCTGGCCTGGGCCGACGACGCCCGCCGCCGGCTGGCGTCCGTGGACACCTCCGACGAGGCGCTGGCCGAGCTGGCCGGCCGCCGGGACCAGCTGGCGGTGCGGCTGGCCGGGTACGCCAGCGAGGTCTCGGCCGCGCGTGGCAAGGCCGCCGCGGAGCTGGCGTCGGCGATCACCCAGGAGCTGTCCGGCCTGGCGATGGGGCAGGCCGAGCTGGAGATCACCGTCGAGCAGCGCCCGGCCGAGCACGGCGACCGGCAGGCGCTCGCGATCGACGGCCACGCGGTGCACGCCGGCGCCGAGGGCGTCGACGAGGTCGAGCTGCTGCTGCGCGCGCACGACGGCGCGCCGCCGCTGCCGGTGCACAAGGCCGCGTCCGGCGGTGAGCTCTCCCGCGTGATGCTGGCCATCGAGGTGGTGCTGGCCAACGTCGACACCGTGGAGACGCTGGTGTTCGACGAGGTCGACGCCGGGGTCGGCGGCCGGGCCGCGGTCGAGATCGGGCGGCGGCTGGCGCGGCTGGCCCGCACCCACCAGGTGCTGGTGGTGACGCACCTGCCGCAGGTGGCGGCGTTCGCCGACCAGCACCTCGTGGTCGACAAGGGCACCAGCGGCGGGGTCACGCGCAGCGGCGTGAAGCTGCTGGAGCCGGCCGACCGCGTGCAGGAGCTGGCGCGCATGCTCGCCGGCATGGACGGCACCGAGACCGGCCGCGCCCACGCCGAGGAGCTGCTGGCGGTGGCGGAGAAGGACAAGTCGGCGCCGGCGCCGAAGCGCAAGCGGGCCAAGAAGGGCTGA
- a CDS encoding NAD kinase, with the protein MTPSRRTSSRGGVTSTEREVLLVVHPDRDTTRDAARDVSERFSKAGIRLRVTDEEVRQLIDPDGCMTMPCTIVAPQDDPARGAELVFVLGGDGTLLRAAELARPAGVPVLGVNLGRVGFLAEADSDALADAVQQVVDREYQVEERMTVDVSVTSGGEELYRTWALNEASVEKFTRERVLDALIEVDGRPVSSFGCDGVLCATPTGSTAYAFSAGGPIMWPDVEALLVVPSNAHAMFSRPLVVSPDSVITVATDPTGPKAVLTCDGLRSFDMPPGSLVRVVCGHRPVRLVRLWDGVFTDRLVHKFGLPVRSWRERRTGGRAV; encoded by the coding sequence GTGACTCCCAGCCGACGTACTTCCTCCCGCGGAGGCGTCACCAGCACCGAACGTGAAGTGCTCCTCGTGGTGCACCCGGACCGGGACACCACCCGAGACGCGGCGCGTGACGTTTCCGAGCGGTTCAGCAAGGCCGGCATCCGGCTGCGCGTGACCGACGAAGAAGTCCGGCAGCTGATCGACCCGGACGGCTGCATGACGATGCCGTGCACGATCGTCGCGCCGCAGGACGATCCCGCGCGCGGGGCCGAGCTGGTGTTCGTGCTCGGCGGTGACGGCACGCTGCTGCGCGCGGCGGAGCTGGCGCGCCCGGCCGGTGTGCCGGTGCTGGGCGTGAACCTGGGCCGCGTCGGCTTCCTGGCCGAGGCCGATTCCGACGCGCTCGCCGACGCCGTGCAGCAGGTGGTCGACCGCGAGTACCAGGTCGAGGAGCGGATGACCGTCGACGTCTCGGTGACCTCCGGCGGCGAGGAGCTGTACCGCACGTGGGCGCTCAACGAGGCCAGCGTGGAGAAGTTCACGCGTGAGCGGGTGCTGGACGCGCTGATCGAGGTCGACGGCCGCCCCGTTTCGTCCTTCGGCTGCGACGGCGTGCTGTGCGCGACGCCGACGGGCTCCACGGCGTACGCCTTCTCCGCGGGCGGCCCGATCATGTGGCCGGACGTCGAGGCGCTGCTGGTGGTGCCGAGCAACGCGCACGCCATGTTCTCGCGTCCGCTCGTGGTCTCGCCGGACTCGGTGATCACCGTGGCGACCGACCCGACCGGCCCCAAGGCCGTGCTGACCTGCGACGGGCTGCGCAGCTTCGACATGCCGCCGGGCTCGCTGGTGCGGGTCGTGTGCGGGCACCGGCCGGTACGGCTGGTGCGGCTGTGGGACGGCGTGTTCACCGACCGGCTGGTGCACAAGTTCGGCCTGCCGGTGCGCAGCTGGCGCGAGCGCCGGACCGGCGGCCGCGCGGTCTGA
- a CDS encoding TlyA family RNA methyltransferase, with protein MPRRARLDAELVRRGLARSREQASALITGGKVTVRGMVAAKPATGVESDAPIVVRDEDDPGWASRGAHKLLGALEKFGPEGLEVEGKRCLDAGASTGGFTDVLLRGGAATVIAADVGRGLLDWRLRTDERVVVLDRTNVRNLAPDDLGGPVDLMVGDLSFISLKLVLPALVACVRDGGDLVPMVKPQFEVGKDRLGSGGVVRDPELRAESVLGVIEAAAKLGLALRGVVASPLPGPSGNVEYFVWLRRQDTGAGGTGDGTVDSAERLVRAAVQEGPQ; from the coding sequence GTGCCCAGACGGGCCCGTCTGGACGCGGAGCTGGTGCGGCGCGGCCTCGCCCGCTCCCGCGAACAGGCCTCGGCACTCATCACCGGCGGCAAGGTCACCGTGCGCGGCATGGTGGCGGCCAAACCCGCGACCGGCGTCGAATCCGACGCGCCCATCGTCGTCCGGGACGAAGACGACCCGGGCTGGGCGTCGCGGGGCGCGCACAAACTCCTTGGCGCACTGGAGAAATTCGGTCCCGAGGGGCTCGAGGTCGAGGGAAAGCGCTGTCTCGACGCCGGCGCGTCCACCGGGGGCTTCACCGACGTGCTGCTGCGCGGGGGCGCGGCCACCGTGATCGCCGCCGACGTCGGCCGCGGCCTGCTCGACTGGCGGCTGCGCACGGACGAGCGCGTGGTCGTCCTCGACCGCACCAACGTGCGCAACCTGGCCCCGGACGACCTCGGCGGGCCGGTCGACCTCATGGTCGGCGACCTGTCGTTCATCTCGCTCAAGCTCGTGCTGCCCGCGCTGGTGGCCTGCGTGCGCGACGGCGGCGACCTGGTGCCCATGGTCAAGCCGCAGTTCGAGGTCGGCAAGGACCGCCTCGGCAGCGGGGGCGTGGTCCGCGACCCGGAGCTGCGCGCCGAATCCGTGCTCGGCGTGATCGAGGCGGCGGCGAAGCTCGGGCTCGCGTTGCGCGGAGTGGTGGCCAGCCCGTTGCCGGGGCCTTCGGGAAACGTCGAGTACTTCGTGTGGCTTAGGCGTCAGGACACGGGCGCCGGGGGCACCGGCGATGGCACTGTGGACAGTGCCGAGCGGCTCGTCCGGGCCGCCGTCCAGGAAGGACCCCAGTGA
- a CDS encoding HAD-IIA family hydrolase, which translates to MSDALLAGYDAVLFDLDGTVYHGTQVIPGAPEAVKAVREHGTAVRFVTNNASKAPGDVVTHLRELGLPAEPAEVHTSAQAAAAVLGERLPAGARVLVVGTESLAAEVSAAGLTPVRENGPDVAAVVQGHSPDNAWADLAEACLAIRAGALWVACNVDATLPSERGLLPGNGSMVAALRTATDTEPVVAGKPQPLLFETAARSAGASRPLVVGDRLDTDIAGAVAAGVDSLAVLTGVATPAGLLTAIAAERPTHLAADLTALTRRADDLKIGPRPGWDVTTGDELVAGGRGGDAPALDLLRALCHAAWETGVTTVRADGDAAAAALAELGLA; encoded by the coding sequence ATGAGTGACGCGCTCCTCGCGGGCTACGACGCGGTGCTGTTCGACCTGGACGGCACCGTCTACCACGGCACGCAGGTGATCCCGGGCGCGCCGGAGGCCGTCAAGGCGGTGCGCGAGCACGGCACGGCCGTCCGGTTCGTCACCAACAACGCGTCCAAGGCCCCCGGTGACGTCGTGACGCACCTGCGCGAGCTGGGCCTGCCGGCCGAGCCCGCGGAGGTGCACACGAGCGCTCAGGCCGCCGCCGCCGTGCTCGGCGAGCGCCTGCCCGCCGGGGCCCGGGTGCTCGTGGTCGGCACGGAGTCGCTGGCGGCGGAGGTGAGCGCGGCCGGCCTCACGCCGGTGCGCGAGAACGGCCCCGACGTCGCCGCCGTGGTGCAGGGGCATTCGCCGGACAACGCCTGGGCCGACCTGGCCGAGGCGTGTCTCGCCATCCGCGCGGGCGCGCTCTGGGTGGCGTGCAACGTCGACGCCACCCTGCCGTCGGAGCGCGGCCTGTTGCCGGGTAACGGTTCCATGGTCGCCGCTCTGCGCACGGCCACCGACACCGAGCCGGTGGTGGCCGGGAAACCGCAGCCGCTGCTGTTCGAGACGGCCGCGCGCTCGGCCGGCGCGAGCCGCCCGCTCGTGGTCGGCGACCGGCTCGACACCGACATCGCCGGCGCGGTCGCGGCGGGCGTCGACTCGCTCGCCGTGCTCACCGGCGTCGCCACGCCGGCCGGGCTGCTCACCGCGATCGCGGCGGAACGGCCGACGCACCTCGCCGCCGACCTCACCGCGCTGACCCGGCGGGCCGACGACCTGAAGATCGGGCCGCGCCCGGGCTGGGACGTCACCACCGGGGACGAGCTGGTGGCCGGCGGCCGCGGCGGTGACGCCCCAGCCCTCGACCTGCTGCGCGCGCTGTGCCACGCGGCGTGGGAGACGGGCGTGACCACGGTCCGCGCGGACGGCGACGCGGCGGCCGCGGCGCTGGCCGAGCTCGGGCTGGCCTGA